CGGCGGTAAAGATAACCATTAAAAAGATCGGGAAGGCAGTTGCGCCTAAAATAACGGCGGGGTTGCGTCGATCTAACAGGAGATTGCGCTGCGTTAAGACGATAACATCGTGCAGCGATCGCCCTAAGCCCCCTTCGCGTCGGGTGGCGACAATTTGGTGAATTTGAGTAGGAGAATTCGGCATTTAAGACAGTCCCCGATACAGTCGAACGGCAATCAAGGATAATAAAACCAGCAATCCGGTTAGCCACAGCAAGCTTCCCCCAGCCGGAACCAGCAGATCCTCTCCCCTAGAGGAAAAGGCTCTGAGGGCGGCGGCGGTATAGCTGACGGGTTGATGTTGCACAAAGGGTTGCAGCCAGGAGGGGAAGTTTTCCGCCGGGGTAAAGCCGTTACTTAATAGCAGAAAAGGCGCGTAGGGAACGATTAACAGCGATTGGACTAAATCGAGTTGGCGGACTTTCAGGGCTAAAGCAGAGTATCCCGCGATCGCAGTAGCCGCAAATAAAAGCGCGATCGCAAAATAGGCAATTACCGATAAAATCCCGGTTTCAAAGCGAAAGCCGTAAATATGGGCAAACAATAATAAAATAGCGGTGGCGATCGCTGCCCGTATTAAGTAAGCAATCATCAACCCGCCTAGAATGGCCACCCGCGAAATCGGCATCGATCGACAGCGTTGTAACATCCCGCTTTGTACATCTTTCGTGAGCGTCACTGCTGCTCCCATCGCCGTAAAAAAGATTGCCTGTAAAGTAATAATCGGGACGAGGTATTGAATGTAATCAATCCCTTGGGCTGACATAAAACGCCCAAAGGCAAAGAGAAAGCAGCTTAAGAAAATAATCGGGAACAGTAAAACTGAAACAATTGCTGAGGGAGTGCGGGTGAGGCGAATTAAATTTCGCCACCCAATCGTTAAACTATCCCGAATGGCGCTTTCCAACCCTGACTCGCGGCGAGTCGCAACCATCTGCTTTGCCCTAGCGCTGATATCTCCTCTAGGGTTGATCGCATCCATGCTCATGATTTTGTATTTGCATCCTCAGTGGTATGACCCGTCAATTCAAAAAACACATCATCTAAACTCGGCCGCCGTAGGGAAATATCGGCCAGCGTCACTCCGATCGCATCCATGCGGCGCACCACATCAATTAGAGTCGCCACCCGATCCGGTGCGGGGAGTGCAAGCGTTCCATCCGCCGGACATTGATGCAACTCGCCTAATTCTTGTCTGACTTTTGCTTCGTCTCTGGGATCGGCGAGGCGAATTTCGCAATACGTCCCCCCGACGCGATCTTTTAACTCATCGGCTGTTCCTTCTGCGATCGCTTCCCCGCGATCGATCACCACAATGCGATCGGCCAGTTCGTCTGCTTCTTCTAAATATTGCGTGGTTAAAAAGATGGTAATTCCGCGCTGTTTCAACTCGCGCACCACATCCCAAAGCTGCTGGCGACTGCGCGGATCGAGTCCGGTGGTGGGTTCGTCGAGAAACAGAACCAAAGGTTCGGCGACAATACTCGCCGCTAAATCTAAACGCCGTCGCATCCCACCCGAAAACTCTTTAACGCGGCGGTTTCCCGCTGCCATTAAGTCAAACTGTTCGAGTAATTCCGTGGCGCGTTTGGCGGCGTCGTGGTGAGAGAGGCGCAGCAGCCGCCCAAACAAGATTAAATTTTCGCGGGCGGTTAGTTCTTCGTCAACAGCGGCAAATTGTCCGGTAACGCTAATTAAAGCCCGCACGGAGGCTGGATCGCGGATGATATCGTAACCTGCGATCGCAGCTTTCCCAGCATCGGGTTTAATTAAAGTGGTCAGACAATTAATGGTGGTCGTTTTTCCCGCGCCGTTCGGTCCTAAAACGCCCAGAACCGAACCTGCTGCCACTGATAGATTAATACCGCGTAGGGCTTCGGTGTTCCCAAATCGTTTTTTGAGTCCCTGAACCTCTACCATCAGGTCATTCATCACTATTTTGCATCCTTTGCGATCGGTCTGAGGGTTTGTTCAAGGCCCCCTATGTTGACAAATTTTAGAACTTGCTGCGGGATTCGTTTAGATACGATCGGCTGATTTCTAAGGATGCTCAACAACAAACAGCAGATTTCCAGCCAGGGGGAA
The genomic region above belongs to Desertifilum tharense IPPAS B-1220 and contains:
- a CDS encoding ATP-binding cassette domain-containing protein; translated protein: MNDLMVEVQGLKKRFGNTEALRGINLSVAAGSVLGVLGPNGAGKTTTINCLTTLIKPDAGKAAIAGYDIIRDPASVRALISVTGQFAAVDEELTARENLILFGRLLRLSHHDAAKRATELLEQFDLMAAGNRRVKEFSGGMRRRLDLAASIVAEPLVLFLDEPTTGLDPRSRQQLWDVVRELKQRGITIFLTTQYLEEADELADRIVVIDRGEAIAEGTADELKDRVGGTYCEIRLADPRDEAKVRQELGELHQCPADGTLALPAPDRVATLIDVVRRMDAIGVTLADISLRRPSLDDVFFELTGHTTEDANTKS
- a CDS encoding ABC transporter permease: MDAINPRGDISARAKQMVATRRESGLESAIRDSLTIGWRNLIRLTRTPSAIVSVLLFPIIFLSCFLFAFGRFMSAQGIDYIQYLVPIITLQAIFFTAMGAAVTLTKDVQSGMLQRCRSMPISRVAILGGLMIAYLIRAAIATAILLLFAHIYGFRFETGILSVIAYFAIALLFAATAIAGYSALALKVRQLDLVQSLLIVPYAPFLLLSNGFTPAENFPSWLQPFVQHQPVSYTAAALRAFSSRGEDLLVPAGGSLLWLTGLLVLLSLIAVRLYRGLS